The Halomonas sp. KG2 genome contains a region encoding:
- the narJ gene encoding nitrate reductase molybdenum cofactor assembly chaperone, producing MTEAATQSPTPVESTFEPPQGMRSLRVLARLLDYPIEELQDASGELIEILNAERRLGAALKSSLMEWCQRLQEGDLLELQAEYVAMFDKGRATSLLLFEHVHGESRDRGQAMVDLMAEYSAAGFELYARELPDHLPVFLEYLSMCDEAEIGRWLGEIRHILALLTARLEERGADHALVPLSLLALIGAEGDVEEHRPQVKKEAPDNTPEALDAVWEEEAVRFSATSDEDCALQSAEGRRLAERKHTVQSQPVRIMPAPSLNASSAPSVDR from the coding sequence ATGACTGAAGCCGCTACCCAATCGCCGACCCCGGTAGAGTCGACGTTCGAACCGCCACAGGGGATGCGTAGCCTACGCGTACTGGCCCGCCTGCTCGATTACCCGATAGAGGAACTGCAGGATGCCAGCGGCGAGCTCATCGAAATTCTCAATGCCGAGCGCCGCCTTGGGGCGGCTCTCAAGTCGTCGCTAATGGAGTGGTGTCAGCGTCTCCAAGAGGGCGACCTGCTTGAGCTGCAGGCCGAGTACGTCGCCATGTTCGATAAGGGGCGGGCTACGTCGCTGCTGCTATTTGAGCACGTTCACGGTGAATCACGTGACCGTGGTCAGGCCATGGTGGATCTTATGGCTGAGTACAGCGCGGCCGGCTTTGAGCTGTATGCCCGTGAACTGCCCGATCATCTACCGGTATTTCTTGAATACCTTTCAATGTGCGACGAAGCCGAGATAGGCCGCTGGCTGGGCGAAATACGCCATATTCTAGCGCTGCTGACGGCACGGCTGGAGGAGCGGGGAGCGGATCACGCCCTGGTGCCACTGTCACTATTGGCGTTAATCGGCGCCGAAGGAGATGTTGAGGAGCATCGGCCCCAGGTCAAAAAAGAAGCGCCGGACAACACCCCCGAAGCCTTGGACGCCGTATGGGAAGAAGAAGCGGTGCGTTTCTCAGCGACCTCTGACGAAGACTGTGCGCTGCAGTCTGCTGAAGGTCGCCGCTTGGCTGAGCGCAAACACACCGTTCAGAGCCAGCCGGTACGCATTATGCCTGCTCCGTCTTTAAATGCCTCTTCCGCTCCTTCCGTCGATCGTTAA
- the narH gene encoding nitrate reductase subunit beta, which translates to MKIRSQVGMVLNLDKCIGCHTCSVTCKNVWTSREGMEYAWFNNVETKPGIGYPKEWENQAKWKGGWMRRNDGRIEPRIGGKWRVLANIFANPDLPEMDDYYEPFTFDYQHLHTAKIGEHQPVARPRSLISGQRMKKIEWGPNWEEILGTEFAKRRKDANFDKVQADIYGQFENTFMMYLPRLCEHCLNPTCVASCPSGAIYKREEDGIVLIDQDKCRGWRMCISGCPYKKIYYNWKSGKSEKCIFCYPRIEAGQPTICSETCVGRIRYLGVLLYDADRIEEVASSPDERDLYHRQCEIFLDPNDPEVIAQAKRDGIQDNVIKAAQASPVYKMAIDWGLALPLHPEYRTLPMVWYVPPLSPIQSAAEAGHVEFDGILPKIESLRIPVKYLANLLTAGEEEPVVLALKRLMAMRVYMRGKHVDGAPNADVLDAVGLSVAQVEEMYRYLAIANYEDRFVIPTSHREMATEAFPERGGCGFTFGDGCHGESQPNLFNGRKQTSMLVKPVEVFDPQPQLEESRHD; encoded by the coding sequence ATGAAGATTCGTTCCCAGGTAGGCATGGTTCTCAACCTTGATAAGTGTATCGGTTGCCACACCTGTTCGGTGACCTGCAAAAATGTCTGGACCAGTCGCGAAGGTATGGAGTACGCCTGGTTCAACAATGTCGAGACCAAGCCCGGTATCGGCTATCCCAAGGAGTGGGAGAACCAGGCCAAGTGGAAGGGCGGTTGGATGCGCCGTAACGACGGTCGGATTGAGCCGCGTATTGGTGGCAAATGGCGGGTGCTGGCGAATATCTTCGCCAATCCCGACCTGCCCGAAATGGATGACTACTATGAGCCGTTCACGTTCGACTACCAACACTTGCATACCGCTAAGATCGGCGAGCACCAGCCGGTAGCGCGCCCTCGCTCGCTGATTTCCGGTCAGCGTATGAAAAAGATCGAATGGGGCCCCAACTGGGAAGAGATTCTTGGCACCGAGTTCGCCAAGCGGCGCAAAGACGCCAACTTCGACAAGGTGCAGGCCGATATTTACGGCCAGTTCGAAAACACCTTCATGATGTATCTGCCGCGCCTGTGCGAACACTGCTTGAACCCTACCTGTGTGGCGTCCTGCCCCAGTGGTGCTATCTACAAGCGGGAAGAGGACGGCATCGTTCTAATCGACCAGGATAAGTGCCGTGGCTGGCGGATGTGTATCTCCGGCTGTCCCTACAAGAAGATCTACTACAACTGGAAAAGCGGTAAGTCCGAGAAGTGTATCTTCTGTTACCCACGTATCGAGGCCGGTCAGCCGACCATCTGCTCCGAGACCTGTGTGGGCCGCATTCGCTATCTCGGTGTACTGCTGTATGACGCTGATCGTATCGAGGAAGTGGCAAGCTCCCCGGATGAGCGTGACCTCTACCACCGCCAGTGCGAGATTTTCCTAGATCCCAACGATCCGGAAGTGATTGCCCAGGCCAAGCGAGATGGCATCCAGGATAACGTCATCAAGGCCGCCCAGGCCTCACCGGTCTACAAGATGGCTATCGACTGGGGGCTGGCACTGCCGCTGCACCCGGAATACCGCACGCTGCCGATGGTGTGGTACGTGCCGCCGCTGTCGCCGATTCAGTCCGCCGCTGAGGCGGGGCATGTGGAGTTTGACGGCATCCTGCCCAAGATCGAATCACTGCGTATCCCGGTGAAGTACCTGGCTAACCTGTTGACCGCAGGCGAAGAGGAGCCCGTGGTATTGGCACTCAAGCGCTTAATGGCGATGCGTGTCTACATGCGCGGCAAGCACGTGGATGGAGCCCCCAACGCCGACGTGCTCGATGCCGTGGGGCTGAGCGTGGCTCAAGTAGAGGAGATGTACCGCTACCTGGCCATTGCCAACTACGAGGATCGTTTTGTGATCCCCACCAGCCATCGGGAAATGGCCACCGAAGCCTTCCCTGAGCGCGGAGGATGCGGTTTTACCTTTGGTGATGGTTGCCACGGTGAGAGCCAGCCCAACCTGTTCAATGGCCGTAAGCAGACCAGCATGTTGGTGAAACCGGTAGAGGTCTTCGACCCGCAGCCACAACTTGAGGAGTCTCGTCATGACTGA
- a CDS encoding nitrate reductase subunit alpha produces the protein MSHFIDRLNFFRKSREPFANEHGELRSESRQWEDSYRARWQHDKVVRSTHGVNCTGSCSWKIYVKNGLVTWETQQTDYPRTRPDLPNHEPRGCPRGASYSWYLYSANRLKYPLVRKPLLALWREALRDNPDPVDAWASIVEDSAKTKQYKRARGMGGFVRGNWDELNELVAASNVYTAKQYGPDRIIGFSPIPAMSMVSYAAGSRYLSLIGGVCMSFYDWYCDLPPASPMTWGEQTDVPESADWYNSGYIIAWGSNVPQTRTPDAHFFTEVRYKGTKTVSITPDYAEVSKLTDEWLSAKQGTDAALAMAMGHVILKEFHLDNPSAYFTDYVRRYTDMPFLVELEAREDGSFAPGRQLRASDFDAALGQENNPEWKTVAWDEIRDQLVVPRGSIGFRWGETGDEVGKWNLESLDAEGTDIKPLLSLANHHDSVARVVFPYFGGIEHEHFEHVKGAGVGAADDLLFHNLPAKRLKRADGSDMLAVTVFDLMCANYGIDRGFVGDGEDDGATSFDQIRPYTPAWQERITGVPAEQCTRIAREFADNAHKTNGRSMIIVGAGMNHWYHMDMNYRGLINMLVMCGCIGQSGGGWAHYVGQEKLRPQTGWTPLAFGLDWQRPPRHMNSTSFFYSHSSQWRYEKLEIKEILSPLAKAEDYPGSLIDFNVRAERMGWLPSAPQLDTNPLLLAKKAEAAGMSTADYAVQQLKSGELRFAAEDPDAPENFPRNMFIWRSNLLGSSGKGHEYMLKYLLGTRHGIQGKDLGDFGGQKPEEVVWRDEAPEGKLDLLVTLDFRMSTTCLYSDIVLPTATWYEKDDLNTSDMHPFIHPLTAATDPAWESRSDWDIYKGIAKAFSKVCVGHLGEETDLVTLPMQHDSPGELAQPAVMDWKKGECAPIPGKTMPSLIEVKRNYPETYERFTSVGPLLESIGNGGKGIAWNTDAEVELLGKLNHRKLNGPHKGRPLIDSAIDAAEMILTLAPETNGAVAVKAWDALSKITGRDHTHLARPKHEEKIRFRDIVAQPRKIISSPTWSGLEDEHVSYNAGYTNVHELIPWRTVSGRQQFYQDHAWMRAFGESLLVYRPPIDTKAAKGFQLPADNGFKSKALNFLTPHQKWGIHSTYSDNLLMLTLNRGGPVVWLSEADAAEIEIEDNDWIEVYNANGSIAARAVVSQRVKAGMVMMYHAQERNVNVPGSEVTGTRGGIHNSVTRVCPKPTHMIGGYAQLSYSFNYYGTVGSNRDEFVLVRKMKHVDWLDGEGNDSVQENVALKNSTREAVK, from the coding sequence ATGAGTCACTTCATAGATCGGCTGAATTTCTTTCGCAAGTCCCGCGAGCCTTTTGCCAACGAACACGGTGAACTACGCAGTGAATCACGCCAGTGGGAAGATAGCTATCGTGCCCGCTGGCAACACGACAAGGTAGTGCGTAGCACCCACGGGGTGAACTGCACCGGCTCCTGTAGCTGGAAGATCTACGTTAAGAACGGTTTAGTTACCTGGGAAACCCAGCAGACAGATTACCCCCGTACCCGTCCCGACCTGCCTAATCATGAACCGCGTGGCTGCCCCCGTGGTGCCAGCTACTCCTGGTATCTGTACAGCGCCAACCGCCTGAAGTATCCATTAGTGCGCAAACCGCTGCTGGCGCTATGGCGCGAAGCGCTAAGGGATAACCCAGACCCGGTCGACGCCTGGGCGTCTATTGTTGAAGACTCCGCCAAAACCAAACAGTACAAGCGTGCTCGCGGCATGGGCGGCTTCGTTCGCGGTAACTGGGACGAGCTTAACGAGTTAGTCGCTGCCTCTAACGTTTACACCGCCAAGCAGTACGGCCCCGACCGGATCATTGGCTTTTCGCCGATTCCCGCCATGTCGATGGTTAGTTACGCCGCGGGTAGCCGCTACCTGTCGCTGATTGGCGGCGTCTGCATGAGCTTCTACGACTGGTATTGTGATTTGCCGCCGGCCTCGCCAATGACCTGGGGCGAACAGACCGACGTACCTGAATCCGCTGACTGGTACAACTCCGGCTACATTATTGCCTGGGGCTCCAACGTGCCCCAAACGCGTACCCCGGACGCCCACTTCTTTACCGAAGTACGTTACAAGGGCACCAAGACAGTTTCGATCACCCCGGATTATGCCGAGGTTTCCAAACTCACCGATGAATGGTTGTCCGCCAAGCAGGGCACCGATGCTGCTCTGGCGATGGCCATGGGCCACGTCATTCTCAAAGAGTTTCACCTCGATAACCCGAGTGCTTACTTCACGGACTATGTGCGCCGCTATACCGACATGCCGTTCCTGGTGGAACTGGAAGCGCGTGAAGATGGCAGCTTCGCACCGGGTCGCCAACTGCGAGCCAGTGATTTTGATGCTGCCCTGGGCCAGGAAAACAACCCTGAGTGGAAAACCGTCGCCTGGGACGAAATCCGTGACCAGTTGGTGGTGCCTCGCGGTTCCATCGGCTTCCGCTGGGGCGAAACTGGCGATGAAGTGGGCAAGTGGAACCTGGAGTCACTGGACGCTGAAGGCACTGACATCAAGCCGTTACTCAGTTTGGCCAACCACCACGATAGCGTCGCTCGCGTGGTGTTCCCTTACTTCGGTGGTATCGAGCACGAGCACTTTGAGCACGTCAAAGGGGCCGGTGTCGGCGCGGCTGACGACCTACTGTTCCACAATTTGCCTGCCAAACGGCTTAAGAGAGCCGATGGCAGCGACATGCTGGCGGTCACCGTTTTTGATCTGATGTGTGCCAACTACGGTATCGACCGTGGCTTTGTCGGCGACGGCGAAGATGATGGCGCGACTTCGTTTGATCAGATTCGCCCCTATACCCCGGCGTGGCAGGAGAGAATCACCGGTGTCCCAGCAGAGCAGTGCACCCGCATTGCCCGTGAATTTGCCGACAACGCCCATAAAACCAACGGCCGTAGCATGATCATCGTGGGTGCCGGTATGAACCACTGGTACCACATGGATATGAACTACCGCGGCCTGATCAACATGCTGGTCATGTGCGGCTGTATCGGTCAAAGCGGTGGCGGCTGGGCCCACTATGTTGGCCAGGAAAAACTGCGTCCGCAGACTGGCTGGACGCCTTTGGCTTTTGGCCTCGACTGGCAGCGCCCGCCGCGCCACATGAACTCTACTTCCTTCTTCTATAGTCACTCCTCTCAGTGGCGCTACGAGAAGCTTGAGATTAAAGAAATTCTTTCACCGCTGGCCAAGGCCGAGGATTACCCCGGCAGCCTGATCGACTTTAACGTGCGCGCTGAGCGTATGGGTTGGCTGCCGTCAGCGCCTCAACTGGACACTAACCCGCTGCTCCTAGCGAAAAAAGCCGAAGCCGCGGGTATGTCGACAGCCGATTATGCCGTTCAGCAGCTCAAGAGCGGTGAACTGCGCTTTGCCGCGGAAGACCCGGACGCGCCAGAGAACTTCCCGCGCAATATGTTCATCTGGCGCTCCAATCTGCTGGGCAGCTCCGGTAAGGGCCATGAGTACATGCTCAAGTACCTGCTGGGTACTCGCCACGGTATTCAGGGTAAAGACCTGGGCGATTTCGGCGGCCAGAAGCCCGAAGAAGTGGTATGGCGTGATGAGGCGCCGGAAGGCAAGCTCGACCTGCTGGTGACGCTGGATTTCCGCATGTCCACCACTTGCCTCTACTCGGATATCGTGCTGCCTACGGCAACCTGGTATGAGAAGGACGACCTTAACACTTCTGACATGCACCCCTTTATTCACCCCTTGACTGCCGCCACCGACCCGGCTTGGGAATCGCGCAGTGACTGGGATATTTATAAGGGTATTGCCAAAGCATTCTCCAAGGTGTGTGTCGGTCACCTGGGCGAAGAGACCGACCTGGTCACGCTGCCGATGCAGCACGACTCGCCAGGAGAATTGGCCCAGCCGGCGGTGATGGATTGGAAGAAGGGTGAATGCGCGCCGATTCCCGGCAAGACCATGCCGTCGCTGATTGAGGTCAAGCGCAACTATCCCGAAACCTATGAGCGCTTCACCTCTGTAGGGCCGCTGCTGGAAAGCATCGGTAACGGCGGCAAGGGCATCGCTTGGAACACCGATGCGGAAGTCGAGCTGCTGGGCAAACTCAACCATCGCAAGTTGAATGGCCCGCATAAAGGGCGCCCGTTGATCGACAGCGCTATCGATGCCGCCGAGATGATTCTGACTTTGGCACCGGAAACCAACGGCGCCGTGGCAGTAAAAGCCTGGGATGCACTCTCCAAAATTACCGGGCGTGACCACACCCATCTGGCGAGGCCCAAGCATGAAGAAAAAATTCGCTTCCGCGATATCGTCGCTCAGCCGCGCAAGATTATCTCCAGCCCGACCTGGTCTGGCCTGGAGGATGAGCATGTCTCCTATAACGCCGGTTACACCAACGTTCACGAGCTGATTCCGTGGCGCACCGTGAGTGGTCGTCAGCAGTTCTATCAGGATCATGCCTGGATGCGCGCGTTCGGCGAAAGCCTGCTGGTCTATCGTCCGCCCATCGATACCAAGGCAGCCAAAGGCTTCCAGCTTCCCGCCGACAACGGCTTCAAGAGCAAGGCGCTGAACTTCCTCACGCCGCACCAGAAGTGGGGCATCCACTCCACTTACTCGGACAACCTGCTGATGTTGACGCTCAACCGAGGCGGCCCGGTGGTGTGGCTCTCCGAGGCGGACGCGGCAGAGATCGAGATTGAGGACAACGACTGGATCGAGGTCTACAACGCCAACGGCTCGATTGCCGCGCGGGCAGTGGTCAGCCAGCGGGTCAAGGCGGGCATGGTGATGATGTACCACGCCCAGGAGCGCAACGTGAACGTCCCTGGCTCTGAGGTCACCGGCACGCGGGGCGGTATTCACAACTCGGTCACCCGTGTCTGCCCCAAGCCAACCCATATGATCGGCGGCTACGCGCAGCTCTCTTACAGTTTTAATTATTACGGCACCGTCGGCTCAAATCGCGATGAGTTCGTGTTAGTGCGCAAGATGAAACACGTTGACTGGCTGGATGGTGAAGGCAATGACAGTGTTCAGGAGAACGTGGCTCTTAAGAACAGTACTAGGGAGGCCGTGAAATGA
- a CDS encoding Rrf2 family transcriptional regulator → MHLTRFTDYSIRVLIFLATKGEERSTIHEIAETFNISRNHLMKIVQELSQKNYVTAIRGKNGGLLLTRDPATIGLGELVREMEHDMALVECFHSDNACIITPACRLQPILNDALSAFLSVLDHYTLADLLGSQQSQLAQLMRIPTVSA, encoded by the coding sequence ATGCACCTCACCCGATTCACTGATTATTCGATACGCGTCTTGATCTTTCTTGCTACCAAGGGAGAGGAGCGCTCTACCATTCACGAGATTGCCGAGACCTTTAATATCTCACGCAATCATTTGATGAAAATCGTTCAAGAGCTAAGTCAAAAGAACTACGTTACCGCCATTCGTGGCAAGAATGGCGGCTTACTACTGACACGGGACCCCGCAACCATTGGGTTAGGCGAGCTAGTACGCGAGATGGAGCATGACATGGCATTAGTGGAGTGCTTTCATAGCGACAACGCCTGCATCATTACACCGGCATGTCGCCTTCAACCGATACTTAATGATGCACTATCAGCATTTCTAAGTGTACTCGACCACTACACATTGGCCGACCTGCTGGGCAGTCAACAATCTCAACTGGCGCAACTTATGCGCATTCCTACCGTCAGCGCATAG